The window TGTTGGAGCTGCCGTCCAGCGGATCGTAGAGAAGCGCATAGTTGCCGGTCGGGAACTTCGACGGGATCTCGAGGACGTCCTCGTTCTCCTCGCTCGCCATGCAGCAGAGGTGGCCGGTGTGGTCGAGCGCCTTGTAGATAACCTCGTCGGCGTAGACGTCCAGCTTCCTGACGTTCTCGCCGTGAACGTTCTTCGCACCGACCTCGCCCAGGATCTCGACCAGGCCGGCCTTGTTCACCTCGCGTGAGATCACCTTTGCGGCGATCGCGATGTCGGAGAGGATCCTGCTGAATGCGCCCGTCGCCTCAGGAAACATCCGTTCCTGTTCGATGATGTGGCGCTCGATGGTGACGATGCCCTTCGCCGTCATCTCGTCCTCCAGCCGGATGCCTGCGCTCCGGCCTTCTCGAGGGGCGGTCGACCCGGCATCCGCGCCGTCGCGGTGCCCGGGAACCGGCCGTGGCTCCTGATGTTCGGCTGCGCGTGCGGCGACCTCGTACGGATTGTCGCGGTAACCGCAGCGCAGGTGCTGCCAGGCGTAGCGCACCGGAAACGTCCAGGGCGCTGCCTTCCACTGCTCGACGTGCGCCAGCTCGTGCCGCAGCAGGCGCGTGGTGAGCGATGCGTCGTCGTGCAAAACGATCGTCCGTCCGATCGTGACCGCGGCGGCGGGCCGCTTCATGCCCGCGAGTCTGCCGCTCAGTGCCGGCAGCCACCTGCCTCGCAGGATCACGACGTCCTCCGGGACGCGTCCCGGCAGCGCCAGCGGCCGCCCTGCCATTGCTCGCAACAGCGCGGTGATCATCGTTCCGTCTCGACGCTCATCCGGCCGTGCGCGTCCGCACGTACCAGGATCGCCCCGCGCTCATCCGTCCGCAGGACCGCGATCCGGTTACGCTGCAGTCGCGCGAGCACATCCGGTGCCGGGTGCCCGTAGCGGTTCTGCCGGCCGACGGGGATCAATGCGAGAGATGGCTGCACTGCATCCAGCAGCGCTTCCCCCGTCGAGGTCGTGCTGCCGTGATGGCCCACCTTCAGCACCTGCGCTCGCAATTCCCCCGCGTACTGCCTGGTGATCCACTGCTCCACCGCAACCGGCGCATCGCCAAGTAACAACGCGTGAAACGTGCCATAACGGAGCAGTATCACGGCGCTATTATCGTTGGCCCGTTCAGGGGGAGCAAGGCGATCGGCCGGAAAGAGCACTTCCATCTCCACGCCATCCATCCGGATGCGCGTTCCCGCGCGAGCGGCGATCAGGCGTGTGCCGCGCCTGCGCGCTGCATCCAGCGTCTGCAGGTACATCCCGCGCGGGTCGGGCTGCACGGGCTCCAGCAGGGCGTGCACGCTGAGTGCCCGCACGGTTGCCGCGGCCCCGCCGATGTGATCGGCATCCGGATGCGTGATCACCAGCACGCTGAGAGCATCTGCCTGCCTGCGCTTCAGGTACGGCAGGACGCGTGTGACGCCCGCATCATAGCTCCGGCCGCGTGGTCCTGCGTCGATCAGCGCCCAGCGACCGCGCGGCGAGCGGATCGCGATGGCATCGCCCTGCCCGACATCGATCACGTGCAGTTCCAGCGTCGGGCCGGAAATGGCCCGCTCGGCCGCGGGACGCAGCGCGACAACGAGCACGGCTGCGCACGCCGCACTGAGGCCTGGCAGCAGCAACCCGACAGCACGGTGTCGGAAGCGTGCAGCAGTTGCGCAGCCTCCATCTGCGTCTCGTGCGGTGCTCGGCAGTGACCCCGCCCGTTCCGCTGCAAACCATGGCTCGACCGTGCGGAACGCTGCGATCGCGGCCCCACCGGCGAGCAGCAATGCGTACACGCCGGACGTGCTCGTGAAGCCGTGCCCGCCCGGCACCTGCGCGGCGACCAGAGCGATCTGATCGAGCGTGTGCAGGGTCACGGCAGCGGCGGGAACGAAGAAGGATGCCAGGGCGTTGCTGGCGTAGGACAGCACGAGGGGCAGCGCCGAAGCGGGCACGGCCATTCCGGTGGCGGGGATGCCCGGCAGTCCGGCAAGGATCCCGATGGGCGCGAGTGTCCCGAAGTGCAGGCCTGCGATCGGCAGCGTCGTGATGCTTGCGGCCGTTCCGGCGGCAAGCGGGCGCGCGAACCACGGCGGTGTCCGCTGCAGCACGCGCTCGATCGATGGTGCAAACGCGACGATGCCGGCGACGCCCGCGAACGACAGCTGCGCGCCCACGTCCAGGACCACGCCGGGTTGCCACGCGACCAGGAACAATCCGGACGCCGCCAGCACACCGCGCGCGTCGGTAGGTCTCTGCAGCGATCGCCCTGCCGAGAAGAGCAGGAGCTGAACAGCGGCCCGCGCCGCTGGCGGCGGCGAGCCGAGGAATATGACGTACGCGACCACGCCGACGAGTGCCGCCACCCGTGCCGCGCGTGGCGGCAGCCGCACGGCCTGGCCAAGCACGAGCAGCACGCCCAGGATGAGCACGACGTGCGAGCCGGAGATCGCGAGCAGGTGCACCATGCCGCTGTCGGCGAAACGCTGACGCACGTCGCGCGGCAGCGTTTCGGTTCGCGCAAGCAGCAGTGCCTCGACGAGTGGCGCGTCGCCCCCGTAAAGCGTACGCACCCGCGCCTGCGCATCGAGCTGCGCACGCTCACGCCATGGGCGCACCGCGATCTCGTCCGCCGCTTCGACCGAGCGCGCGCGCACCATCCCGGCGCGCTCCGGCTGCACTACACTGGCATCGGGCCAGCGCAGCCACGTGCCCTCCACGCGAACGCGTGTGTCCCAGTCGTCCAGCGGCACGCGCAGGTCGACGCGGAGCACGACGCCCCGGCACGTGACGCCTCCGCCGCGCAGCTCGTCCGCGTGCAGCAGCGCCCGGGCACCGCTGTCCGGCAGTGTCGTGAACCGCCCTGTGACGCGGATGGCCGCCGCGTCCGGGATGCTCAGCCGGCAGTCACCGGCCGCCTCCTGTGCCGAGCCGCTCCCGAGCGCCACGCCCAGCGCGATGTACAGCGCCAGCACGCAACCGCTCGTGCGCAGCTGCAGCAGGAGCAGGCACGCGATGACGGAACCGACGATAGCGGCGCTGAAGAGCGGGCCCGGGAGAGTGAGGAACTGCGCCAGGGCGGCGCCCGCCGCGATCCCGAACGCCGCATGCACGATGGGCATGGCCGCTACGAACGGTTCGCGGCCGGGGCTCAGGAATGGCTGGTCGGGCTAGATCTCCGGTCTGTCACGGAGGACACAGAGTGCACCGAGTAAACTTCACGGAGGCGGACTGCGTCGTTTTCACGCAGAGCCGCGGAGGAGCAGAGGCGCAGTATTCCTGCGGTAGACAAGACCTATGCGACGGCAGCAGCCTCGAGGAGCCTGCCACGGAAGGTAGCGCCCGTCGTGGACGTGAGGCGCACGCTCAGGTACTTGCCGATCAGCGAGGCGCCGCCCGGGAACGCGACCACCTTGTTGCGCTCCGTGCGACCGAGCATGTCGCCGGCGCTCTTTGCCGCGCGCTCGACCAGCACCTCCACGGTGCTGCCGACCTCCTCACGATTGATCTGCGACTGGATGTCGCGGTGCAGCTCGATCAGCCGCTCCAGGCGCGACTGCGCGACGTCGTCCGGAATGAACTGCGCCTCGGGCAGGCGCGTTGCCGGTGTGCCGTCGCGCAGCGAGTAGCGGTAGAGGTAGGCGTCGTCGAAGCGGACGGTGCGCATCAGGTCGAGCGTGGCCTCGTACTCGTCATCCGTTTCGCCAGGAAATGCGACGATGATGTCGGTCGAGAGCGCGATGTCGGGCATCGCGGCGCGCACCATCTCGACCTTGGACAGGAACTCGTCGACGGTGTAGCGGCGGACCATGCGCTTGAGCACGCGGTCGCTGCCGGACTGCGCGGGGAGGTGCAGCTGCCGGCAGACGTGCGGCTCGGTCGCCATGACTTCGACCAGCTCGGGCGTCACGTCGCGCGGGTGCGGCGACATGAAGCGGACACGGCGGATGCCATCCACGCGTGCGACCTCGCGCAGCAGCCGGGCGAAGCTCCAGTCGCCGTGCACGTACGAGTTGACGGTCTGGCCGAGCAGCGTGACTTCGGTGATGCCCTGCTCTGCCACGTCGCGGACCTCGCGCAGCACCATCGCCGGATCGCGATTCTTTTCGGGACCGCGTACGTACGGCACGATGCAGTAGGTGCAGCGATGATCGCAGCCGCGCTGCACCGAAACCCATGCGCTAACGCCTGCGGCGCGGCGGATCGGGATGCCCTCGTAGTGCTCGTCCGCGTCGAACGCGAGGACGGCAACGCGGCCGTCGTCCATGTACTCGGTTGCGGCTGCATCGAGCACCGGCAGTGCACGACGCGCCCGCTGACCGGGCGCTGAGACACCCAGTGTGCCCGTCGGAAGGGGTTCCCCTGTCTCCTCGGCAACCGCGTCGTCCGACTCCTGCGAGACAGCAACCGCCCGCGCGCCGCGCTCGCTCTCGCTGCCGATCTCCTCGATCACGGTCGCGAGCGAGCGGTACCCGTCGGGACCCATAACCAGGTCCACGTACGGCGCCTTCTCGAGGAGCTGCGTTCCGAGCCGCTGCGCCATGCACCCGGTGACACCGATCACGAGGTCGGGCTTTTCGCGCTTGAGCCGACTCAGCTCACCGACCCGGCCAATGACACGCTGCTCCGCATGCTCGCGGATAGCGCACGTATTCACGAGCACGACGTCGGCGCCCTCGGGCGAGTGCGTGATCTCGTAGCCGTGCGCGGCGAGCACGCCCTGCATCAGCTCGCCATCCGACTGGTTCATCTGGCAGCCGTACGTCTCGACGTACGCCTTTCGAGGCGTACGCTGCGGCGCCGATGGCCGATCGACGCCGGTGAGCTCCGGCGTGGACGTCGTCTGCGATGCGGAAGGACGGATGGTCATGCTGCTGCCTGCGCTCTGGGGATCGTCTCAGCGGCCGAACAGCGACAGCGAGATCGTCACGCGCCAGAAGGACTCCTCGAGGCCGCTCTCGATGGTCGGCGACGCAAAGCCCGAGCGCGATCCGCGCTCCAGCGTGACGTCCGCTGCCGCGTACGGCTCGCGTGCCGCGTCGGCCAGTCGCATGCCGATGCCCCCGCCGACGGTCCACTCGGTCGCCTTCTCCTCGTCGGCGAGGTGGTAGGGCAGGTTCGCCCAGGAGCCGCCGATGCGGATCGGGAAGGAGCGCGTCGCGTCGGGCCGGCCGCTCCACTCGATGCCGCCACCCACGCGCCAGGTCTCGTCTGCCGTCGCGAGCGGCAGCGCCGCGCCGCCGTCCGCCTCCGCCTCGGCCTCGCTCCACTCGGCGCCCAGCGTAGCGATCAGCTCGGTGCCGAGCAGGCCGCTCGCGCCGAATGCAACGCGCAACGGCGTGGAGAACGAGCGACTCACGGCGTCGCCCTCCTTGCCTTCCGCCTCGATGTCACCGCCGAAGGTGGCGCTGGCCGCGAGCCGGAGCGCGGGATCCGGATCCCAGCGCGCGCCCACGGCACCGACGACGCCGCTGTAGTCCCACCGGATCTGCGTGGTGAACGGGTTGTAGATCGCGGAATCGCCGAACGTGCGATCGACCTGTCGCTCCAGTGAGCCCGTGTGCAGTCCGACCGCAGCACCGACGGCAAAGTTGCTGGTCAGCATCACCGCCGCGCTGAGCCGCGCGTGCCCGAGACCGCCGTCGGAGCGCACGACGTCGGTCACGCCGACCTCGCTGTCACCGATCATGACGGTGTCCTGCATCTCGATCGACCAGAACTGGTCGTACGACGCGCCGTAGCCGAGTCCGAGCACGACGCGTGAGCCGACGGGCAGCACCGCGTGCATCAGCGGGAAGCGTGAGCCGGTCACGTTGTCGCTCGCGTCGCCGATGCTGATGTCGGTCATGGTCGGCTGCAGTGCCGCGGTCACGCCGCGGCGCGAGAAGCCGGCGATCTCCGCCGGGTTGACCATGGACATGTTCAGGCCGAACAGGCCGACACCGACGCCGCCGAGGGCGCGTGTGCGCGCATCGACCGGCTGCACCGGCAGTCCGAGGCCGCGCGCCGAGAACAGCGACTGTCCGCGCGCGGGTGCGGCGACGAGCAGCGTCGCCACCAGGATCATGAACGCGCGCTTCATTGGAGCTGAACCTCCTCGGAGACCGTCAGGACCAGTCGCAGGATGGGATTCGGTTCGAGCGGCACGAAACCGATCGTGCCCAGGGTCACGGCCGGCACGAGCGCGATGCCGACATTGTTCGCGTCGTCCGGCAGCAGCGAGCGAACCGCACCGGTCACCGGCAGACGCACCGGATCGGCGGACGCGACGTCGTCGAACTCGTCCGGCTGGATCCAGCGATCGGACGGCACTGCGCTCGCCACACTGCCGAGCAGTGAGCGTGAGAACGGAACGCCCGGCGCCTCGAACAGCGGCACGGCGGCGAGTCGCACCGAGTCCTCGACCACGAACCCTGCTGGCGGCGCAGCGATCTGGTATTCCAGCGTCGCCAGCGTGATCTCCGCATCGCCCAGGCGAATCGTGCAGCCCGGGCTCGCGGGGCACGGCACCTCCACGTCGCGCAGGTCGGGCGAAAGGCGGATCAGCGTGCGCCACGCGGGAATGCCGCCGACACGGGGGTCGTCGGAGCGTGGTTCCAGCTCGGGTGTGAAGATGAACGTCCGCCCCGAGCCCACGCCGGTGACCGTCACCACCGTATCCGCCCGCGACGAGCGCGCGTCCGCTTCCAGTCCGATCGCGTTGATGCGCATGCGCGCACCGGGGGTTTCCGTCACGAGCATGAAGCCGAGGCGGGCGTTGGCGCTGTCGCGCAGCGCCGCGACGTCCGCGCCAGCCATCTCGATCAGCAGCGTGTCGCCATCCTCGCGCGACCAGGTCGCCTCGCCGACGCGCGCACCGAGCGAGCCGCCGGGTTGCGCCCACGGCTCCTGCACGCTGCCGCTGTCGATCCGCATGGTCCACGTGGCACTGCGGGCGTCCCATTCCTCGGCGAGGCGGTACACCGCGAAGGACGCTTCGTCGTGAGAGCCGCGCAGCGTGTCGACGAGCACCACGAGCCGGCCGCCTTCATACGTCGGCAGCGTGTCCGTCGCGCTCGTGTTGCTGGCCGAGTCGATCACGGTGATCGAGCGCGGCAGGGGGGCGAAGCGGGACAGTGCGCGTGCGTCCAGCACGCCGTCGAAATCCTCGGCGACATACTGCGCACCCGCCTGGTACGGTCGGTTGTAGAGCGCGAACGCACTGTCGAGGACCAGGAACTGTTCCGCCCCGAGCACGACCTCGAAGCTGGTGACCGGCTGCCCCGG of the Longimicrobiales bacterium genome contains:
- the fbp gene encoding class 1 fructose-bisphosphatase, with product MITALLRAMAGRPLALPGRVPEDVVILRGRWLPALSGRLAGMKRPAAAVTIGRTIVLHDDASLTTRLLRHELAHVEQWKAAPWTFPVRYAWQHLRCGYRDNPYEVAARAAEHQEPRPVPGHRDGADAGSTAPREGRSAGIRLEDEMTAKGIVTIERHIIEQERMFPEATGAFSRILSDIAIAAKVISREVNKAGLVEILGEVGAKNVHGENVRKLDVYADEVIYKALDHTGHLCCMASEENEDVLEIPSKFPTGNYALLYDPLDGSSNIDANVSVGTIFSIHRKVSDHPRGCLDDCLQAGRKQIAAGYVVYGSSTMLVYTTGHGVHGFTLDPSIGEFLLSHPNMRIPEPGQRIYSVNEGNYLNWSEGQRRFINHLKGLDGENDRPFSSRYVGSMVADVHRTLLYGGIYMYPADRKNPNGKLRLLYECSPMAMIMEAAGGRASTGTGDVLDVEPTSLHQRMPIYIGSREHVDLAERYVRAEAAIAV
- a CDS encoding ComEC/Rec2 family competence protein produces the protein MPIVHAAFGIAAGAALAQFLTLPGPLFSAAIVGSVIACLLLLQLRTSGCVLALYIALGVALGSGSAQEAAGDCRLSIPDAAAIRVTGRFTTLPDSGARALLHADELRGGGVTCRGVVLRVDLRVPLDDWDTRVRVEGTWLRWPDASVVQPERAGMVRARSVEAADEIAVRPWRERAQLDAQARVRTLYGGDAPLVEALLLARTETLPRDVRQRFADSGMVHLLAISGSHVVLILGVLLVLGQAVRLPPRAARVAALVGVVAYVIFLGSPPPAARAAVQLLLFSAGRSLQRPTDARGVLAASGLFLVAWQPGVVLDVGAQLSFAGVAGIVAFAPSIERVLQRTPPWFARPLAAGTAASITTLPIAGLHFGTLAPIGILAGLPGIPATGMAVPASALPLVLSYASNALASFFVPAAAVTLHTLDQIALVAAQVPGGHGFTSTSGVYALLLAGGAAIAAFRTVEPWFAAERAGSLPSTARDADGGCATAARFRHRAVGLLLPGLSAACAAVLVVALRPAAERAISGPTLELHVIDVGQGDAIAIRSPRGRWALIDAGPRGRSYDAGVTRVLPYLKRRQADALSVLVITHPDADHIGGAAATVRALSVHALLEPVQPDPRGMYLQTLDAARRRGTRLIAARAGTRIRMDGVEMEVLFPADRLAPPERANDNSAVILLRYGTFHALLLGDAPVAVEQWITRQYAGELRAQVLKVGHHGSTTSTGEALLDAVQPSLALIPVGRQNRYGHPAPDVLARLQRNRIAVLRTDERGAILVRADAHGRMSVETER
- a CDS encoding MiaB/RimO family radical SAM methylthiotransferase translates to MTIRPSASQTTSTPELTGVDRPSAPQRTPRKAYVETYGCQMNQSDGELMQGVLAAHGYEITHSPEGADVVLVNTCAIREHAEQRVIGRVGELSRLKREKPDLVIGVTGCMAQRLGTQLLEKAPYVDLVMGPDGYRSLATVIEEIGSESERGARAVAVSQESDDAVAEETGEPLPTGTLGVSAPGQRARRALPVLDAAATEYMDDGRVAVLAFDADEHYEGIPIRRAAGVSAWVSVQRGCDHRCTYCIVPYVRGPEKNRDPAMVLREVRDVAEQGITEVTLLGQTVNSYVHGDWSFARLLREVARVDGIRRVRFMSPHPRDVTPELVEVMATEPHVCRQLHLPAQSGSDRVLKRMVRRYTVDEFLSKVEMVRAAMPDIALSTDIIVAFPGETDDEYEATLDLMRTVRFDDAYLYRYSLRDGTPATRLPEAQFIPDDVAQSRLERLIELHRDIQSQINREEVGSTVEVLVERAAKSAGDMLGRTERNKVVAFPGGASLIGKYLSVRLTSTTGATFRGRLLEAAAVA